One stretch of Molothrus aeneus isolate 106 chromosome 2, BPBGC_Maene_1.0, whole genome shotgun sequence DNA includes these proteins:
- the SLN gene encoding sarcolipin yields the protein MELSTREICLNFMVVLVTVILMWLLVKSYQD from the coding sequence ATGGAACTTTCCACACGAGAAATTTGCCTCAACTTCATGGTTGTCCTGGTTACTGTAATCCTCATGTGGCTCCTTGTGAAGTCTTATCAGGATTGA